One Lentibacillus cibarius DNA window includes the following coding sequences:
- a CDS encoding CoA-acylating methylmalonate-semialdehyde dehydrogenase, translated as MVQTQVKVLNNYVGGEWVEAKTDQTEEVINPATGEVIAHVPISTQEDVDQAVKAANKAFQEWKEVAVPKRARIMFKYQQLLVDHWDELAEIITTENGKSFKEAKGEVQRGIENVEFAAGAPSLMMGEQLPSIATDLESGVYRYPIGVVGGITPFNFPMMVPCWMFPMAVVTGNTFVLKPSERTPLLANRLAELMEEAGLPKGVLNIVHGAHDVVNGLLDHKDVAAISFVGSQPVAEYVYKRGTENLKRVQALAGAKNHSIVLKDANLDNATTQILSAAFGSAGERCMAASVVAVEDSVADAFIEQLVQKANEIKIGNGLDEGVFLGPVIRDNHKKRTLQYIETGEQEGATLVRDGRKDEAAKREGYFVGPTIFDHVTTEMKIWQDEIFAPVLSIARVKDLDDAVALTNQSPFANGSCIFTNDGGSVRQFRETIDAGMLGVNIGVPAPMAFFPFSGWKDSFYGDLHANGKDGVEFYTRKKVITTRWV; from the coding sequence ATGGTTCAAACACAAGTGAAAGTACTCAATAACTATGTAGGTGGCGAGTGGGTGGAAGCTAAGACGGATCAAACGGAGGAAGTCATCAATCCTGCAACGGGTGAGGTCATTGCGCACGTGCCTATTTCAACACAGGAAGATGTGGATCAGGCTGTGAAAGCTGCGAATAAAGCGTTTCAGGAATGGAAAGAAGTGGCTGTTCCGAAACGTGCTCGGATTATGTTTAAGTACCAGCAATTGCTTGTTGATCACTGGGATGAGCTGGCGGAAATTATCACGACAGAGAACGGGAAAAGTTTTAAAGAAGCGAAAGGGGAAGTGCAGCGCGGGATTGAGAATGTGGAATTCGCTGCTGGTGCACCTTCTTTAATGATGGGAGAACAACTGCCATCGATTGCGACTGATTTGGAATCCGGTGTCTATCGTTATCCGATTGGTGTCGTTGGCGGGATTACACCGTTCAACTTCCCGATGATGGTGCCTTGCTGGATGTTCCCGATGGCGGTTGTGACGGGCAATACCTTTGTATTAAAGCCATCCGAACGCACGCCATTGCTTGCCAACCGACTGGCGGAATTGATGGAAGAAGCCGGTTTGCCTAAAGGCGTGCTCAATATTGTCCATGGTGCGCATGATGTCGTCAATGGGTTACTGGATCATAAAGATGTAGCAGCCATTTCATTCGTAGGTTCCCAGCCTGTCGCCGAATACGTATATAAACGCGGCACGGAAAATCTGAAGCGGGTGCAGGCGCTTGCTGGTGCGAAAAACCACTCGATTGTTTTAAAAGATGCGAACCTGGATAATGCAACGACGCAAATACTCAGTGCCGCATTCGGTTCAGCGGGAGAACGGTGTATGGCGGCTTCGGTTGTTGCTGTGGAAGATTCGGTTGCTGATGCATTCATTGAGCAGCTTGTGCAAAAGGCAAATGAAATCAAAATCGGAAATGGCTTGGATGAAGGGGTGTTTTTAGGTCCGGTCATTCGTGACAATCATAAGAAGCGCACACTGCAATATATCGAAACGGGTGAACAAGAAGGGGCAACATTGGTCCGGGACGGCCGTAAAGATGAAGCGGCGAAACGAGAAGGCTACTTTGTCGGGCCAACCATTTTTGATCATGTAACAACAGAAATGAAAATCTGGCAGGATGAAATTTTTGCTCCGGTTTTATCGATTGCCCGGGTAAAAGATTTGGATGATGCGGTTGCATTAACGAATCAATCGCCTTTTGCGAATGGATCCTGTATTTTCACCAACGATGGCGGAAGTGTTCGTCAATTCCGTGAAACCATTGACGCGGGAATGTTGGGCGTGAACATTGGTGTGCCTGCACCGATGGCATTTTTCCCATTCTCGGGGTGGAAAGATTCGTTCTATGGTGATTTGCATGCCAATGGCAAAGACGGCGTGGAGTTCTATACACGAAAGAAAGTGATTACGACGCGTTGGGTTTAA
- a CDS encoding aspartate aminotransferase family protein: MKMDTKSNELLNKDEKYVWHAMRHYNPDATMVIRKGEGAWVTDINGNKYLDGMSGLWCVNVGYGREELARASYDQMKELPYFPMTQSHVPAIKLGEKLNEWLDDDYVIFFSNSGSEANETAFKMARQFHQQNGEPERQKFISRYRAYHGNSMGALAATGQAERKYRYEPLAPGFLHVTPPDMYRSPYKGTKEEQSIACADEIDRVMTWEMDKTVAAVIMEPIITGGGVIMPHDSYLQRVREICDKHGALLIIDEVICGFGRTGKPFGFQNYGVKPDIVTMAKGVTSAYLPLSATAVRREVYESFMGKEPYDNFRHVNTFGGNPTSCAVALKNIEILERENLVERSATMGEKLLNEMSELENHPYVGDVRGKGLLLGIELVENKETKEPASSDKLDQIISFCKQKGLIIAKNGDTVAGYNNILTLSPPLSMTDDDLKFIIKTVKEAFAQI; this comes from the coding sequence ATCAAAATGGATACGAAGTCAAATGAACTATTAAACAAAGACGAAAAATATGTATGGCATGCGATGCGGCATTATAATCCTGATGCAACCATGGTTATCCGTAAAGGGGAAGGGGCTTGGGTAACCGATATTAATGGAAATAAATATTTGGATGGGATGTCTGGTCTTTGGTGTGTGAATGTTGGTTATGGTCGTGAAGAATTGGCAAGGGCGTCTTATGATCAAATGAAAGAGCTTCCGTATTTTCCGATGACACAAAGTCATGTACCCGCCATTAAACTTGGTGAAAAGTTAAATGAGTGGCTCGACGATGACTATGTAATCTTTTTTTCCAATAGTGGGTCTGAAGCTAATGAAACCGCTTTTAAGATGGCTCGTCAATTTCATCAGCAAAACGGTGAACCTGAACGGCAAAAGTTTATATCGCGCTACCGTGCCTACCATGGCAATTCAATGGGGGCACTTGCAGCGACTGGCCAGGCGGAGCGAAAATATCGTTACGAACCATTAGCACCAGGTTTTCTGCATGTGACACCGCCGGACATGTATAGAAGTCCATATAAAGGAACGAAGGAAGAGCAAAGCATAGCATGTGCGGACGAAATTGATCGTGTCATGACATGGGAGATGGATAAAACGGTAGCGGCTGTCATCATGGAACCGATTATTACCGGCGGTGGTGTGATCATGCCGCATGACAGTTACTTGCAGCGGGTAAGAGAAATTTGCGATAAGCATGGGGCTTTGTTAATTATTGATGAAGTGATTTGCGGATTTGGCAGAACAGGGAAGCCTTTTGGTTTTCAGAATTACGGTGTAAAACCTGATATCGTTACGATGGCCAAAGGGGTGACCAGTGCGTATCTACCATTATCAGCAACTGCAGTTAGAAGAGAAGTCTATGAATCTTTTATGGGAAAAGAGCCATATGATAATTTTCGTCATGTGAATACGTTTGGGGGAAATCCAACGTCATGTGCCGTGGCGTTGAAGAATATAGAGATCCTGGAAAGAGAAAATCTTGTTGAACGTTCGGCCACCATGGGAGAAAAATTGCTGAATGAGATGTCAGAACTCGAAAATCATCCATATGTTGGCGACGTTCGCGGTAAAGGACTTCTTTTGGGGATTGAATTAGTCGAAAACAAGGAAACCAAAGAACCTGCCAGTTCAGACAAACTTGATCAAATTATTTCTTTCTGTAAGCAAAAAGGACTGATAATTGCAAAAAACGGGGATACCGTTGCCGGCTATAATAATATCTTGACGCTCAGTCCGCCGCTTAGCATGACTGATGATGATTTAAAGTTTATTATAAAAACAGTGAAAGAAGCATTTGCACAAATTTAA